Part of the Polaribacter sp. Hel1_33_78 genome is shown below.
TTATTTAAATTGGTTTTTAATATTCGATTATTTTTAGGTAAAAAAAACATTTTTATTTTACACAATAAAACAGCTCATAATATTAAAACTAAAAAATCTTTTGAAGCTTTAGCATTCTGCATTAAAAAAGCACATTTAATATTTACTCATAGTCTTGAGGGTGTAGATTTTGTAAAGAAAAACTTTAATAGAACCGATGTAAAATATTTCCCTCATCCAACGTATTCTAATTTAGATTATAAAGCTCAAGACATAAAATATGATATTATCATTTGGGGTACAATACATCTGTACAAAAATGTTGATGGTTTTATTAAATATTTTAATAATGAAGAATTTTTTAAAAGATATAGATTACTTGTTTGTGGTTATTGTCAAAATAAAGAATTAGAAAATTCTATTTTTAGTGAAGTAATTAAAAATGAAAATATAACTTTCATAAATAAAAGATTATGTGATGAAGATATTGTAAATAATATTAATCAATCAAGGTTTATTTTATTTACGTATACTGAGGATTCAGTTTTAAGTTCCGGTTCTTTAATATTTAGTTTGCCTTCTGAGAAACAGATAATAGGACCTAATGTAGGGAGTTTTAAAGAACTGTCTAATAATAAAATAGTATCATGTTATAATTCTTTTGAAGATATTCCTAAGCTTATAGATAAATTAAAAAGTAATAACAAAAGTAATAATTTAGTTAGTAATTACGTCTCAAAATATACATGGTCTAATTTTGGTTCATTTGTAATAGAAAGTTTTATCAAATGATTTTAGGTAAATTAATTTATAAGTGTCAATTTTAATATGTTTTTGAATGGAAATTTAATAGTTTTTTTTTGTGTAAAAAAAAATAATAAAATTGACAATTTTACATCACTTGTGATTTCAAATAATATTTACCAGGCCTTATAATTTGTATAAACAAAAACATAAAGTTAATTAAGAACTGGTTTCTTTTAACAATTTAAATAATGAAAAAAGTAATACTTGTATCAAATAAGCTATACAAATATAGAGCTCAAGTCTATTCTGAATTTATAAACTTATTCAAGGAACAAGATATTGATTTTAAGGTTGTTGTTTCTACCGCATGCAAAGAAGATAATTTTGGTCTGCTAGAAGATAAGATTACTTTTGTAGGGTCAAGCTTTTATAAGCTACATAAATACCTAAAGTACGAAAAACCTGATGTCATTATTAATTTTTTGCACCCCACCAATAGGTCAATATGGTTTTTGTATTTTTATACTTGGGTTCATAAAACCCCAAACATCTATTGGAATCATGGAATTAACCTACAAGATCCTAATAATAAGTTAAAATTATTTATTTATAGTTTTTTTCACAAAGCGTCAAGTGCAATTCTACTGTATACTAAAAACGAATTAAAGTATATAAAAAAGAAGCATCATTCAAAGACATTTTATGCAAACAATACAATTAATTTTAAAATGATTCCTGATGTGCAAGAAAGTGTTTCAACTATTAAAAGTCAATACCATTTAAATTTCGAAAAGTATGCACTGTTTGTTGGTAGGGTTCAAGAAAGAAAAAAAATAGAGGTCCTTATTGAAATTTTTAAAAGTGGTGAATTTGAACAATATGGTTTAATTATTGTTGGGCCAGGATTTTCTGAAGAAAATTCAACACAAATTAGCAGTTCAAAAAATATTTCATATTTAGGGGCAATATATGATGATTTGGAAGTTAATAAAATCTTTAAAGCCTCAGATGTTTTTTGTATACCAGGAACAAATGGATTAGGTATCAATCAAGCAATGTTTTGGGGATTACCTTGCTTAGCTTTGAATGTTCGTCATAGTCCTGAAATTATTTACCTTGAAAATGAAAAGAATGGCTTTATTTGTAACACTAATGAAGACTTGAAAGATAAACTGCTATTAATCTTACAAAATAAAAAGCTTTACAGTGAATTTTCTCAAAGTGCTAAAGAAATAATAAAGGAAAAGGCAGATATCTCAATAATGTTTAGAGGTTTTCTAGAAGCTGTGAATTTTGTAATGGAGTTGAAATAGAATTTAGTATAACAAAAATTTTAATTAATAAATTTTTAAACAAATTGCTAAGTATGTTAAAATGGTATTTTTTTAGATTAAAGACGATGTCTCTTCTGGAGATACCATATAGATTTAAACAAATTCTTCAAAAGAAATTTGAATCATTCTTTGTTGTTGGTGAAACTTTAGGTACTATACTAATACCTAAGACAAAAAAGATATTAAAAATAGGTGAAATAGATACTCCTATCTTTGACGATGAATTTTCCGTGTTTGGAAAAAAAATAAATTTTTTTGATTCACAAATTGATTGGCATAAAGACGTTTTCTCTGGTGAGAAGTATGCTTTGACTTTTTCAAAAAACATTAATATTAGAAAAAGTGCAAATCTTTCTGCAAAAAATGTATGGGAAATAAATAGACTACAGTTTTTAATTCATATTGCTATAAATTATAATAAAACAAAGGATGAAAAATTTTTAGATAAATTTATTGAATTGAATGAATCTTGGATTGAAGCAAATCCTTATTTGTTGGGTGTTAATTGGTATAGTAATATAGAAGTAAATATCAGATTAATAAATTGGTTCTTTTGTTGGGAATTATTAGATGCTGAAGAATTAATGAATAAATCTAAAATTTTTAAGGAATTTGTAAATACTAAATGGTTACCTGTTATTTATCAACATTGTAAATACTCATTTAATAATCCATCTAAGTATTCTTCTGCTAATAATCATTTAGTCTCAGAGTATTCAGGATTATATTTAGCTACTTCAGTTTGGGGATTTAAAGAGTCAGAGTTTTGGAGAAGCTATGCTAAGGATGGCTTGGAAAAGGAGATACTAAAACAGCACTCTAACGGAGTAAATAAAGAAGAGGCTGCCGAATATATACAATTTATAACTGATTTCTTTTTGCTTCCCTTTATAATTGGCGAAAAATGCAATGATTCGTTTTCAAAAGAATTTCAAAAGGCATTAAAACAAATATTAGATTACATCCTGGTATTTACGGATGTTAATCTAAATTTTCCAAAATATGGTGATGAAGACGACGGGTATGTTCTTAATTTCTCGGAAATAGGTCACTTTAATAACTTCAAATCTTTATTGGTTTCTGCTTCAATCATTTTTAATGATGAATCATATTTGTCTGCAAAGTCTGAATATGACATAAAAAATAAATTACTTTTTTCTGATGATGGTTATTTATTATTTGAAAAATTAATGGATAGAGAAAAGAAAGAATTAGTAACAAAATTTTATCCAAAAGAAGGACATTTTATTTTTAGAAAGTTAATAAAAGATAAAGAGATATATGCTCATTTAGATATAGCCCCTTTAGGCTATTTATCAATAGCAGCTCATGGCCATTCTGATATTTTATCATTTTTAATTCATGTAAATGGTAATCCTTTTTTTATTGATTCTGGAACTTATAGTTATCACACTGAAAAAAAATGGAGAAAATACTTTGTGAGTTCTCAAGCACATAACACGATTACTATAGATGATGAAAATCAAGCATTTCATGCTAGTGATACCCTGTGGCTAAATCATTATAAACCTAAAGTTATTTCTTGTGTTCAGCAAAGAAATATCGAACGTGTTGTAGGAACATATAATCAAAAGTCAAACGTACAGCACATCCGATCATTTGAATTTAATAAAAAAATAAATGAATTTTTAATTGAGGATAATATCATTATTAGAGACAACAAGGAGCACAAAATTTTTATGCCATTTCATTTACATCCAACGATTCAAATAACAAAGAGCACTATAACCAATTATACTTTATCGCACGCCTCAGGTGCTGCTGTTAGTTTACATTTGGATGACCAATTGAAATGGAATTTGGTTAGAGGTAGTGCGGAACCTTTTTTAGGCTGGTATTCTGAATCTTTCATGAAAAAAGAACCTACTTCGGTGGTTTTTGGAGAAATGATAGTAAAAGAAAGTTTAAAAATAGTGACAAGAATAAAAGTTACAGAATATTAAATGATTGGCATTATTATTGGAATAAAGTATAATTCAAAAAATAAAGAAAGGTTTGTGTTATTTGTGGGAGTTATTATGTTATTCTTAATACAATGTGATACTTTTGAAAATATATTTAGTCAAGTCGTTTTTAGCAATGAATTAAAATATTAAAAAAAAATTATGAATATAAGTATTTTTGGTCTCGGTTATGTAGGCTGTGTAAGTTTGGGCTGTTTAGCAAATAATGGTCATCATGTTATAGGAGTTGATGTTAGTCAAAATAAAGTAGATTTAATTAACAAGGGTAAACCTACAATTATTGAGAAAGATATTGATACAATTATTGCAGAACAGCATAAGCTAGGAAGTATTTCTGCAACAACAGATGCAATGGACGCCGTCATTAAAACAGAAATTAGTATAATAGCTGTAGGAACACCGTCTTCACCACAAGGTCATTTAAATTTAAAATATATTTTTAAAGTTGCCGAAAATATAGGGAAAGCAATACAAAACAAAGATGAGTTTCATATCGCTGCAATTAGGTCTACTGTTTTGCCAGGAACTTGTGATAAAGTAGCTGAGATTATTGAAAAAGCATCAGGAAAAAAGAGAAATGTAGGTTTTGCCATCGTTGATAATCCAGAGTTTTTAAGAGAAGGTAGCGCTGTTCAAGATTATTACAATCCTCCTTTAACGTTAATTGGTTCAGATAATATAGATGCAGCTAACAAAGTAGCTGACTTGTATCGAAAACTACCTGGTGAAATTGTTATAACAGATCTAAGGGTTGCTGAAATAATGAAATATGTAAATAATACTTATCATGCCTTAAAAATTTCATTTGCAAATGAAGTTGGAAATGTATGCTCAGAGTTGGGAATAGATTCTCACAAAGTGATGGAAATATTTTGTAAAGACAAACAATTAAATATCTCAAATTATTATTTTAAACCAGGTTTTGCCTATGGAGGTTCATGTTTACCAAAAGATTTAGGTGGTTTTAAAACATTGGCTCATGATTTGTATGTGAAAACACCCGTAATTGATGGGATTGGCATTACAAATGAAAATCAAATAGAGCGTGCAACAGATTTAATTTTAAAATACCCTAATAAAAAACTAGGTTTTTTAGGTTTAAGTTTTAAGGCAGGAACCGATGATTTACGTAATAGCCCAGCTGTTCGTGTTATTGAATTGTTACTTGGTAAAGGTGCCGATATTAAGATTTATGATAAAAACATTAATACCACTATGTTAACAGGAACCAATAAAGATTATATTGATGCAAGAATTCCTCATTTATCAAACCTTTTAGTGAAAGATGTAGACCATTTAATCGAAACTTGTGATGTGTTAATTGTAAATACGAATGAAGATGAATTTAAGTCTAAATTAGTTTTAATTGAAGATAAAATAATCATTGATTTTGTGAGGTTGGATGATAGGTTATTAGATTATGAAAACTATGTGGGGATTAATTGGTCAACTAAAAAGAATAATAATGACACCTATTTTTCGAGTGAAGATACGGTATTGTAAAAACTAAAAATTTACTTATGACAAAGATTAAAGGAAAACATGTGCTTTTTATCGTAGAGAATTTACCCGTTCCTTTTGATAGAAGAGTGTGGCAAGAAGCTACAACATTGAAGGAGAATGGGATGGAAGTTTCGATTATTTGCCCTCAAATGAAAGGATATACAGAGCCTTACCAAGTACTAGAAGGTATTGAAATTTATAGACATCCGCTGCCTTTTGAGGCAAGAGGCGCGCTAGGTTACTTAGTAGAATATGGAGTTGCTATCTATTGGGAAAAAAAACTGGCCAGAAAAATATTCATAAAGAAACCCTTTCATGTGATACACGGTTGTAACCCACCTGATTTAATATATCTTACAGCAAAGAAGTATAAACGAAAAGGGGTTAAATATGTCTTTGATCATCACGATATTAATCCTGAATTGTATATCGCAAAATATGACAAAAAAGATTTTTTTTATAAGTTAATGTGCTTTTTTGAGAAAAGAACTTTTCAGAATGCAGATGCAAGTATAGCAACAAACGAATCGTATAAAAATATAGCCATTACTAGAGGAGGCATGAATCCTAATTTGGTTCAGGTTGTTCGCAGTGGTCCAAAATTAGATAGATTACAGCTCCAGGAACCTATTTTAAAATATAAAAAAGGAAAGAAGTATTTATTAGGGTATTTGGGTGTTATCGGTGAGCAAGAGGGAATTGATTTATTATTGGAAAGTATGTTGCAAATTGTTAAAATAAGACAAGATGTGCAATTGGCTATTGTAGGAGGTGGTTCAGATTTAGAATTATTAAAAAAACTTTCTAAAGAAAAAGGTTTAGAAACGTATGTAGATTTTTATGGCAGAGTGTCTGATCAAATGCTTTTAGATGTTTTAAATACAGCGGATGTTTGTGTGAATCCAGACAAACCTACAGAAATGAACAATTTAAGTACAATGAATAAAATTATGGAGTATATGGCATTAAAAAAACCCATAGTACAGTATGATTTAAAAGAAGGTAGATTTTCTGCTAATGAGGCATCTCTATATGCAAAAGATACAACAGATTTTGCGAATAAAATCATGCAACTTTTGAATGATGCTGAAAAAAGAACTGAAATGGGAACATTTGGCTATAATCGAGTATTAAATGAGCTTTCCTGGGAGTTTGAATCCGAGAAATTGATTTCCTTTTATGATAATTTATTAAAATAAAGTTCTCTTCAATAAGACAGTATTTAAATTAGATGGAAAATTGGCTATTTCAAAAGTAAGAGATTTTTTATCAATTATTAGGGTAAATATAATGGGGGAATAATAGCATCTAAGACCATTGAAGTATATAAGTCAGCAAATAAAAAAGATTTTTTTTAATGGTGATATTCTAATCATAAGTTATATTTAACGAATCAAACCGTAATAATTATTCCAACTATATTTCTTTTACACAATTTTAGAGGGGCTAAAAAAAATATTTCTAATTCAAAATTTCCAAATGAATTCAAGATTAACTGTTTATTAAGAAAAAGTACACAGGTAATTATTACATCAAAATATTTATTTTGTGAAATTAAGTCTAATTGAATTCTGGTTATTTTTTATTTAAGTATTCTATTTGTTTGGAATCAATTTAAAAAATAAATACTTTTTGTTAAGTTTGTGTCGAGTTAATAAGAAAAAATGAATAGATTTGAAAAAATTTATATTAAATTCAAAGATGAAAATAAATTATTTTTTATAAGAAGTAATAAATTTTATTATAATTCATAAGCGAGCTATTTTAATATGTCAAAAAATAAATCACGAAAAGGAAAATCTAAATTTACGCCGTTTCTATTCTCTGCAATAGATGTATTTCTTTTAATTACTTCTTTTTTCTTAGCAAATCAATTAGTTTTTGATGGCATTTCTCCAAATATTATTTTTTATAGCAGCAGTGCGTTAGTATTTAGTGTTATTTGGATAATCATGAGTTTGAAATTTAATTTATATGAGATACCAAGAATTATATATACATACAAGGTGCTATCCGAAAACATATATGCACTTTTTAACTTCAGTTTACTAATTGGAGGGATCCTCTTTTTTAGCGCCAGCACGATGCTTTCACCGTTATTTATGGCCTATGTGCTGTTGTTTTTTTTATTAGGGCTATTATTTTGGCGATTTCTTGCTATGTACATCATAAAAACATATAGAAAACAAGGGAATAATTACAGGAGTATATTATTGGTAGGGCTAAATAAAAATATAGCAACGCTTATTGATGAAATTTATTTAAAACCTAAATATGGTTATAAAATTGCAGGATTATTTACAGATGCTAATGTTAAAAATAACCTTAAGGAGATTTATAAAGGTGGGCTATCTGAAATTACAGCTTTTTTGGAAAATAATTATGTGGATGAAATCATCATATCACTTCCACATCATGCCGGTAAATTAATCAATGATTTATTTCGATATGCAGATAATAACATGATTAGAGTGCGTGTGATTCCTGAGTTTTCAGAGTATTTATCACAAACATTTTCTATTGACTATGTGCAGAACATTCCGATCCTAAAATTAAGAAGTGAGCCTTTAAATAGTATTACGAATCGGACTTTGAAAAGATGTTTTGACATCCTTTTCTCACTCATAACAACATTATTTATATTTACTTGGTTATTTCCAATCATCGCAATAATTATTAAACTAACAAGCAATGGACCTGTCTTTTTTGTGCAAAAAAGAACCGGTAAGGATGGTATCGCTTTTAATTGTTTTAAATTTAGAAGTATGTCTGTGAATAGTAATTCAGACAATCTCCAGGCAACAAAGAATGATGCCAGAGTTACGGATTTCGGTGCCTTTATGAGAAAAACAAGTATTGATGAACTTCCACAGATTATAAATGTACTATTAAATCAAATGTCATTAGTAGGGCCCAGACCACATATGTTAAAGCATACGGATGAATATCGAGTATTGGTAGATAAATTTATGGTACGACATTTCGCAAAACCGGGTGTTACCGGTTGGGCGCAAATCAATGGGTTTAGAGGAGAAACCAAATTGTTAAAAGATATGGAGAACAGGGCGGCTGCGGATATCTGGTATATTGAAAATTGGAGTTTCTTTTTGGATATTAAAATCGTACTATCGACCGCTTGGTCTATGTTTTTTAAGAAAGATGAAAATGCGTTCTAGAATTGTATTTATGTTATATTGTTTTAAAAGGTATTTAGAAATAAATTAGGTAAAATAGATAATACAAATAAAAAAATTCATTGCAAAATAATTCTTTACATTATTAAATTTCTTTCCAAACATGAAACATAAAGAGTTTAAAAATATTGAAAACTGGGGTAACATAAAAAAAACACAATCTTTAATATATGGGTTACATTTCTAGTTTAAAATCCTCCATTTTTGCTAGGTAACCTTTATTTTTTTAATTAATTTCGCATAAATTAAATCCATGTCCAAATTCAAACTTATATTCCTTCCTTTTACGTTGTTATTTTTTCTTAGTTCATGTGTTTCTAACAAAGACTTAATATATCTCCAATTTGATGAAATTGATCAATCAAAGGTAAATAATGATTACCAGTTAACATTTAAACCAGATGATCTATTGCAAATTATAATCTCATCAAAAGATTTGAAGGCCTCTATTCCTTTCAACTTGCCTGTATTTGCAAGTTCAGCAAGCTCAGGGAGTGCTCAAGGAGTGCCGAAGTTACAATCGTATTTGATTGATGGCAATGGCATGGTTGAATTTCCGGTTTTAGGGAGACTAAAACTAGGAGGACTTACGAGAATTGAAGCTATTGAGTTAATTAAATATAAATTGTATCCTAAGTACTTGAAAGATCCGATTGTCAATATACTAATAACAAACTTTAAAGTAACAGTTATTGGGGATGTTAAACAACCAAAAGTATTTCAAATCGATAATGAAAGAGTAACAATTTTTGATGCCATAGGAATGGCAGGAGATCTAAATATTTCTGGATTAAGAGAGAATGTTACCCTTGTGCGAGAGGAGTTGGGAAAAAAAACTAAATATAGTTTTGATTTAAGATCAAATAAGATAATGACATCACCAGTCTATTATTTGCAACAAAATGATGTGATTTATATACAACAGAATAATGCAAAAATTCAAGATGCTGCATATACAAGAAATACCGGTTTATTTATTTCTCTGGCATCGGTATTAATTTCCCTAATTACTATAATAACGAGATAATAAAGTTGTAATATGAATAATTATATTGAAGAAAACGATCAGATCGATATTAAATACGAGATACAAAAATATGTTTCTCATTGGCGTTTATTTGTCGTTGGCGGTTTAATTTCTATTACAGGGGCTTTTATCTTTATAAGATATACTACACCTACTTATAAAGTTGATGCTACAATTATGATAGAGGATAACAAGCAAGCTGGTATTTCTACAGAATTGGCTGCATTTGAAGATCTGGGAATCATTGGTGGAGGTTCATCAAACAATCCAGAAAATGAAATTGAAATTATCAAGTCAAGAAAGATTTTAGGTAGAGCTATAGATTCTTTAAATTTGGATGTTTCCTATTTCAGAGACGGAAGGATTCGAAATGTTGAATTATATGATAAAACCACTCCTATTATTTTTGATTGGATTTATAAAAATACTTTGCTAATAAATAGGGACACCTCAGTTGTGGTTTCGATATCAGAAAATAATAAATTTAGCCTTCAAGATATAAAAGGTGAGTTTAAAACGGAACATAGCTTTGGGGAGGAGGTTCAAACAAAGCTAGGTGCGTTTAGAATACGTATAAATCCAAATTTTGAAATTGGATTAGATAATAAAACTCAAATCGAAATTCTTACTAGTCTAATCCCAAGAAATAGATTGATTGATTATTATTTGAAGGTTCTAAATATTACTGCAATTGATGATATGTCACCTGTGCTTAAATTAAGTCTAAAAACTAATGTTAGAGAGAAGGGCCAAGATTTAATCAATGAATTGATTAAACAATATAATATAGATGGTATTAAGGATGAAGGCTTAGTCTCGCAAAAGACTTTGAGTTTTATTGATCAGCGATTAGTATCCATTGGTGAAAATTTGAAATTGGTTCAAGATGACGTTAAAAATTATAAGGTAGAAAACAGTATATCTGGTCTATCGCGAGAGGCTGAATTAACTTTAGAAGGGCTCTCTGAAACTAATCAGGAGTTGATTAAAATACGAACTGAATTGGAGGTGGCCAAATGGGTGAAAGAATCTTTAAAGAGTTTTTCAGGTAAAGAGGAGATATTGCCACAAAATTTGGGTTTTTCAGATATTGGGATATCAAATTCAATACTAAACTTTAATGAACTTGTACTGCAAAAAAACAGTTTAGCTGAAGATGCTGGGGTAATGAATCCGCTGATAGTTCAGTATAGTCTTCAGATTAAAGCTCTAAAGTTAAATTTAATACAAAGTATATCGAACCTTATTGTTTCTTTAGAAATGAAATTAAATCGAGTAAAAAATGAGGCTTCAAAAATAAATACTAAAATAGAGGCGATACCATATTTAGAAAGAGAGTTTATTGATATCGCCAGAGAACAAGAAATTATTTCTGGTTTGTATTCATATTTGTTGAAAAAAAGAGAGGAAACTTCAATTTCTTTGGCAGTAACAGTTCCAAATGCAAAAATAATTGATGAAGCTTACGGCTCTTTAATTCCTGTTGCACCAAATAAGAAATTGATTTTGGTTGGTTTTTTCATTGTAGGACTGCTAGTTCCTTTTGGATTTATTTATATAAGAAATTTGTTAGATACAAAAATTCATTCAAGAAAAGACATTGAGGAGTTAACGACTATCCCTTTCTTAGGAGATGTCCCTCATTCTGATTCGGATAGTAAGGTGGTAATTAATAATGACTCAAGAACGGGAATCGCAGAGGCATTTAGATTAATTCGCACCAATTTAAACTTTATGTTACCAAATAAAGTTGATACTGCGGGTAAAGCGATTTTTGTTACCTCTACAACCAGTGGAGAAGGAAAATCTTTTGTTTCTATTAATTTAGCGGCTGCGCTTTCTTTATCAAATAAAAAAGTACTATTATTAGGGATGGATTTAAGAGCACCAAAAGTTACAAAATATTTGGGACTAGCAGAAAGAAAAGGGGTTACAAACTATATTACAAATAGTGCACTGAATTTAAACGATCTTAAATTTTCAATTCCAGAAATTCCAGGCTTAGATATTATTTCCTCGGGTGTAATACC
Proteins encoded:
- a CDS encoding glycosyltransferase family 1 protein, with protein sequence MFKVFIFPNSVRKNQSNNPYLQEFAFVLDKQVNVTNYYKFNVNNDIVSLFINLFTDYHIINWPENIPNHRFGLVQYYLFKLVFNIRLFLGKKNIFILHNKTAHNIKTKKSFEALAFCIKKAHLIFTHSLEGVDFVKKNFNRTDVKYFPHPTYSNLDYKAQDIKYDIIIWGTIHLYKNVDGFIKYFNNEEFFKRYRLLVCGYCQNKELENSIFSEVIKNENITFINKRLCDEDIVNNINQSRFILFTYTEDSVLSSGSLIFSLPSEKQIIGPNVGSFKELSNNKIVSCYNSFEDIPKLIDKLKSNNKSNNLVSNYVSKYTWSNFGSFVIESFIK
- a CDS encoding undecaprenyl-phosphate glucose phosphotransferase yields the protein MSKNKSRKGKSKFTPFLFSAIDVFLLITSFFLANQLVFDGISPNIIFYSSSALVFSVIWIIMSLKFNLYEIPRIIYTYKVLSENIYALFNFSLLIGGILFFSASTMLSPLFMAYVLLFFLLGLLFWRFLAMYIIKTYRKQGNNYRSILLVGLNKNIATLIDEIYLKPKYGYKIAGLFTDANVKNNLKEIYKGGLSEITAFLENNYVDEIIISLPHHAGKLINDLFRYADNNMIRVRVIPEFSEYLSQTFSIDYVQNIPILKLRSEPLNSITNRTLKRCFDILFSLITTLFIFTWLFPIIAIIIKLTSNGPVFFVQKRTGKDGIAFNCFKFRSMSVNSNSDNLQATKNDARVTDFGAFMRKTSIDELPQIINVLLNQMSLVGPRPHMLKHTDEYRVLVDKFMVRHFAKPGVTGWAQINGFRGETKLLKDMENRAAADIWYIENWSFFLDIKIVLSTAWSMFFKKDENAF
- a CDS encoding nucleotide sugar dehydrogenase produces the protein MNISIFGLGYVGCVSLGCLANNGHHVIGVDVSQNKVDLINKGKPTIIEKDIDTIIAEQHKLGSISATTDAMDAVIKTEISIIAVGTPSSPQGHLNLKYIFKVAENIGKAIQNKDEFHIAAIRSTVLPGTCDKVAEIIEKASGKKRNVGFAIVDNPEFLREGSAVQDYYNPPLTLIGSDNIDAANKVADLYRKLPGEIVITDLRVAEIMKYVNNTYHALKISFANEVGNVCSELGIDSHKVMEIFCKDKQLNISNYYFKPGFAYGGSCLPKDLGGFKTLAHDLYVKTPVIDGIGITNENQIERATDLILKYPNKKLGFLGLSFKAGTDDLRNSPAVRVIELLLGKGADIKIYDKNINTTMLTGTNKDYIDARIPHLSNLLVKDVDHLIETCDVLIVNTNEDEFKSKLVLIEDKIIIDFVRLDDRLLDYENYVGINWSTKKNNNDTYFSSEDTVL
- a CDS encoding polysaccharide biosynthesis/export family protein — encoded protein: MSKFKLIFLPFTLLFFLSSCVSNKDLIYLQFDEIDQSKVNNDYQLTFKPDDLLQIIISSKDLKASIPFNLPVFASSASSGSAQGVPKLQSYLIDGNGMVEFPVLGRLKLGGLTRIEAIELIKYKLYPKYLKDPIVNILITNFKVTVIGDVKQPKVFQIDNERVTIFDAIGMAGDLNISGLRENVTLVREELGKKTKYSFDLRSNKIMTSPVYYLQQNDVIYIQQNNAKIQDAAYTRNTGLFISLASVLISLITIITR
- a CDS encoding alginate lyase family protein is translated as MSLLEIPYRFKQILQKKFESFFVVGETLGTILIPKTKKILKIGEIDTPIFDDEFSVFGKKINFFDSQIDWHKDVFSGEKYALTFSKNINIRKSANLSAKNVWEINRLQFLIHIAINYNKTKDEKFLDKFIELNESWIEANPYLLGVNWYSNIEVNIRLINWFFCWELLDAEELMNKSKIFKEFVNTKWLPVIYQHCKYSFNNPSKYSSANNHLVSEYSGLYLATSVWGFKESEFWRSYAKDGLEKEILKQHSNGVNKEEAAEYIQFITDFFLLPFIIGEKCNDSFSKEFQKALKQILDYILVFTDVNLNFPKYGDEDDGYVLNFSEIGHFNNFKSLLVSASIIFNDESYLSAKSEYDIKNKLLFSDDGYLLFEKLMDREKKELVTKFYPKEGHFIFRKLIKDKEIYAHLDIAPLGYLSIAAHGHSDILSFLIHVNGNPFFIDSGTYSYHTEKKWRKYFVSSQAHNTITIDDENQAFHASDTLWLNHYKPKVISCVQQRNIERVVGTYNQKSNVQHIRSFEFNKKINEFLIEDNIIIRDNKEHKIFMPFHLHPTIQITKSTITNYTLSHASGAAVSLHLDDQLKWNLVRGSAEPFLGWYSESFMKKEPTSVVFGEMIVKESLKIVTRIKVTEY
- a CDS encoding glycosyltransferase family 4 protein, with the protein product MTKIKGKHVLFIVENLPVPFDRRVWQEATTLKENGMEVSIICPQMKGYTEPYQVLEGIEIYRHPLPFEARGALGYLVEYGVAIYWEKKLARKIFIKKPFHVIHGCNPPDLIYLTAKKYKRKGVKYVFDHHDINPELYIAKYDKKDFFYKLMCFFEKRTFQNADASIATNESYKNIAITRGGMNPNLVQVVRSGPKLDRLQLQEPILKYKKGKKYLLGYLGVIGEQEGIDLLLESMLQIVKIRQDVQLAIVGGGSDLELLKKLSKEKGLETYVDFYGRVSDQMLLDVLNTADVCVNPDKPTEMNNLSTMNKIMEYMALKKPIVQYDLKEGRFSANEASLYAKDTTDFANKIMQLLNDAEKRTEMGTFGYNRVLNELSWEFESEKLISFYDNLLK
- a CDS encoding polysaccharide biosynthesis tyrosine autokinase; this translates as MNNYIEENDQIDIKYEIQKYVSHWRLFVVGGLISITGAFIFIRYTTPTYKVDATIMIEDNKQAGISTELAAFEDLGIIGGGSSNNPENEIEIIKSRKILGRAIDSLNLDVSYFRDGRIRNVELYDKTTPIIFDWIYKNTLLINRDTSVVVSISENNKFSLQDIKGEFKTEHSFGEEVQTKLGAFRIRINPNFEIGLDNKTQIEILTSLIPRNRLIDYYLKVLNITAIDDMSPVLKLSLKTNVREKGQDLINELIKQYNIDGIKDEGLVSQKTLSFIDQRLVSIGENLKLVQDDVKNYKVENSISGLSREAELTLEGLSETNQELIKIRTELEVAKWVKESLKSFSGKEEILPQNLGFSDIGISNSILNFNELVLQKNSLAEDAGVMNPLIVQYSLQIKALKLNLIQSISNLIVSLEMKLNRVKNEASKINTKIEAIPYLEREFIDIAREQEIISGLYSYLLKKREETSISLAVTVPNAKIIDEAYGSLIPVAPNKKLILVGFFIVGLLVPFGFIYIRNLLDTKIHSRKDIEELTTIPFLGDVPHSDSDSKVVINNDSRTGIAEAFRLIRTNLNFMLPNKVDTAGKAIFVTSTTSGEGKSFVSINLAAALSLSNKKVLLLGMDLRAPKVTKYLGLAERKGVTNYITNSALNLNDLKFSIPEIPGLDIISSGVIPPNPAELLLNPKIAALFNEVKKDYDYIIVDTAPVNLVTDTLLVSKYADMTLYVSRANYLDKRMLNVAQTLYTEKKLANMAIVLNDTGTTKGYGYGYGYGYGYGYGYGNGYLDEVKKPWYKRIL
- a CDS encoding glycosyltransferase: MKKVILVSNKLYKYRAQVYSEFINLFKEQDIDFKVVVSTACKEDNFGLLEDKITFVGSSFYKLHKYLKYEKPDVIINFLHPTNRSIWFLYFYTWVHKTPNIYWNHGINLQDPNNKLKLFIYSFFHKASSAILLYTKNELKYIKKKHHSKTFYANNTINFKMIPDVQESVSTIKSQYHLNFEKYALFVGRVQERKKIEVLIEIFKSGEFEQYGLIIVGPGFSEENSTQISSSKNISYLGAIYDDLEVNKIFKASDVFCIPGTNGLGINQAMFWGLPCLALNVRHSPEIIYLENEKNGFICNTNEDLKDKLLLILQNKKLYSEFSQSAKEIIKEKADISIMFRGFLEAVNFVMELK